Genomic window (Ictalurus furcatus strain D&B chromosome 26, Billie_1.0, whole genome shotgun sequence):
CATGTCCATTTCGGACCTgttagaagaagaagcctttatttgtcacatatggggtcagagcgcagggtcagccatgatacagcgccccctggagcagagagggttaagggccttgctcaagggtccaacagtggcttgaacccccgaccttccgatcagtaacccatagccttaaccgttgagccaccactgccctgatTATCAATCATTATTAAGCAAAGAACATTGGCTGCATAACAAACTACCACGTCAGTGTCAATGCTATGCTCAGAATGCTCCACTGCCCAAATAATATCGGCTAAGCTGTGGTCCTGTGGTGGTCCCTCTCTACATCCTGATTTCTGTCAACCTGCTCCGTGACCTCTATCTTCAAAAGCGATGATGATGTACAAATTTAAACCAAGTGTATATCCATGTGAGTGATGATATTCAAGATCATTCTTGCTTTCAATATGTGACCCATTTAAGACGCACACCATGACGTAACATTGAGCAACAAGTCCACGTCTGTTCAAAGGTAGCATTAGCGAGCCAAGCCCAGTCTGGGTAACCCCAAATGGAGGCATGAGGGCACGTTATCCGAGTCAGGGATCAGCATTAATGTATGTTTACCGTACGTCCTTTAACACAAGCGCTCGTTATGGCCAATTTGCTTGCATGAGAAGCACAGAGCTGTGCTCCTGAAACTCAGTTCAGTATTTCAGGTGTGCTAGAGTCataccttttatccatttatagttacatttaatgttgtggaacatctgcgaaacaagtcagttcctgttattactaacgttatagctataaacagtcattccctcaccaaccgctctgtttttatttcttttgaagttaaacacacacacacacacacacacacacacacacacagcttgtcatgttaatgagaaacCGTGTCGTGAAGACTGTCGGAAAAACAACAGCTTTAccgctgactgttacaaagcactgacactggagactccttccatacatgttaaacatctccttacagaaaaattcaccacatcaacaaggtttttaatcatttgtttatgtggagcgtctatACTACACCCAGGGTAGAAGGTAGAATGTGGCACGGATGGTCATCAAGCTTCTTGGAGGAGACGAGTGCATCACCTTACGTGTTGACAAACATGACCGAACCGTcccacacaaacactaatgcaTTTCATCAGAAATTGGTGAAACACCTCCATCTAGTTGTCACAAGGCTCATTACATATTTAATACCTTTTATTGTATGAAGTGAATACACAGTGTATCaaagaaaaggtttttttcGCAAATAGGTGTCATTTTTCTACatcgtttttatttctttaagcGTAAGCGTTCCAGGTTTTAAAGATGTTTCCGGATTCCTCTAGGAAAATTCCATTCCGATTCATGTCGCACTTCCACGTTTTCATTTGACCCACCTTCGTATATTCGATCAATTCCAACTCACCTGTGGTGTGTCCTCGGAgcttctccactcttcctccagactccgggaccttgatttccaaatgaaatgcaacatttacttccgtcttccccgtgattgtggtcgCGTACTGatccagactgagagatgaaagcctcaggaaaccttcgcaggtgttttgagttaatcagctgattagagttcttctcaggtcgacatttctgtattataaattctttattctgatattttgagataccgGGTTTCTGATTTCCGTGttaatctaaaatatatgaaagttccactttttggattaaattacgggaaaaattTTGACTTTTCcaagatattcaaatttttttagaCGCACCTGTATTTATCAGTAAAATCCATCATCGGTTGACCTTTAGTTTCCTCCGTTACTCTTCTCTAATTTCTAAGGTTTCaatgagtgtgtgagcgtgtggaTGGactggtgtattcccaccttacTCCCCACGTTCCCAGGATAGACCCCAGGTTTACACCACCGGCCAAATTCTACTGCATGTAATTCTTTGGTAGCGAGTAGAGATTTTGAGATCTGCGGCCGATCTTAGCGCCACTGACGGGCGGATAGAAACTTCATTAAACCCGAGGGACTGTGCAGAAACTCGAGGGGAAACTGCAgacattttcaggacagagcGCAAACGCAGTCAGTCACGATCAGAAATTACGCAAGATTCTCTACACATTTAGGGAACTCGCAGGGGTCAGAACAGCTTCAGAGTAGTGGCAGAGTGTAGTCTTGGGCGAACCACCTTCTAGATCATGACCGTGCCTCTGCCAGGTATCTATCAACCAATGAGGGCTAACAGAGTTTTCACAGGGTCAGGAAATTTGGATTAGAATCTCAGTGTGAGTGATGCTACATCGTTCATCTAAaaatccaccaataggaggacatCGTAAGACAACCCATAGCTCACAGGACTCACGTTTTAAATAGAAGGGGTCAGATTAGATTAAATTAAAGGGTCAGGTGGGTACGATTATGgtgaagtcttcaggaaggtagatctccaggaacaggctTGGTGACCACTGAGCCAAGGTGACGTCCAAATAAATAGGTAAAAGtaaatggagaaagaaaagaaagaaaaaaaaaaaatagtgatttTAAACCACCATCTTTATTGGTCAATGTCAGGACGGTTAACACAGCAGACCTGGATGGTTGACTAGTACAAATTCTTTTACGATGGTTtcataacaggaaaaaaaataaaaaaaactgtaggaATTTCAGCACATGTTACAACAGACTTAAATTCAATTAAAGTAACAGCAGACAAAAACATAAGTGTTAATGTTGGTATTCATTCTCTAAGGCTCAaacagcagaaaacaaaaaggaaacccCAACAGGGTTTTTTCAGTGCTTCAGTACCCCGCTGGGTCTGAGTCTCCGGGGCAGACGCGAGGAACACGTTACTGCTTGGAGAAAAACTCTTTGCTCTTCTGAACGTCAGGGACGATGGTGTCACTTCCGGGCTTCCATCCAGCAGGGCAGACTGAACGGCAACAAGGgggagaagggaaaaaaaaagattcgaAGTTTAATCTGCATTCAAAACCGTTACATAATAGACGCGCTTTTATATCCGATGTCAATTCAGCTGGATGATCTCCGAGGCGAGATTTAAGGATCTTTGGCGGTGTTCGGATCTTATTCGgctgatcatttaaaaattctcGCACTCTTGCTCCTCGTTTGATTAAAAACtcaaaaaatatttctgaatgaCTGCAGTAGTTTCTAAGCAACAAGGTCAATCCAGGCCTCGTGTGAGGTCTTCGTTCAAGACGGTTATCATTTGCTGAGGATTTCCTGTTATTGTTTTCATCGCACAGTTAGCCGTGGTGTTCTTCGCTCTGAGTTGTGGTAAAAGTCGTTACTCGAGTCTGGCACGCTTGCTCATTTCTGCCAGACGTGCCTTTAAACGTGAGGCCACAACGCATCGTttacaaaggggaaaaaaatagattatttatttatttttttttaaaaagggccCAGCACTtgaagtccccatgaaatcatgGCGAATATGTTCACCTTAAGGTTAACTATAAGCTTGTGAGCTCCAAAACGACgacaaaattaaaaactctaCCTCTGTCTACCAACGATACGgagcaacaattttgatgacatcattctgcacttcagcttctcatcagattttctgtccaatcaaatgctctccaGAATCTGAAGAAGTTTCCCTGCTCCaatactattttttaaaaaaataataataataataatcaccgTTTTAAACCATCTTTCCATGGAACTAACCGTCCAGTACGGCTTAACCTGGGCTAAACACTATTGGCCATTtcaaaaggaggaggaggagccacTGATATATCCCGCCCggactttctgtttcagcgGATATTACGTCAACACGTCGAATAACACCGGGTGTTTCAcggcacttcacagggactttaagtGTCCGTCCCCGTAAGGCGCGAGTTCCCGCCCTCAGAGCGATTGCAACCGATTGGCTTGTAGTTCCTGCGCAAAATGCCACTGCAGCCAATCGCAAAACTCCGCAGAACCATCAGCAGTGGAGAAACGACACCCCCGAAACTAGACGAGCGATGCCAAAAccgcagctttacagaaaacaaGTCCTAGCGGTACGGCACGGCCGGAATCGTGCACGCTTTCTGTAGGTCATGTGACTGCGCAGGGTTGTGGAGAACTTCAGGCTGAACTCACCTTCTCCGTACTTGTCGGTGTGCTGGAAAGCCTGAACCAGGCGGAGGGTCTCGTCCACCGAGCGGCCCACGGGCAGGTCGTTGATGGTGATCTGCCTCAGGATGCCCTTATCGTCGATCACAAACAGCCCTCTGCGAGAACGCAAAACGAACCGCTCACGACAGGGGAATAAGCGTGTTCAATTATACGTGTGGTTCCGATAATATACAAAACGTCATAAAATATGTTATCGTGTGGTTTGAAAACGAAAGGGAAAAACGTGCACGTGTCGCCTCGAACGTAATCAAACATCCTGGACACATTTCAACACACTACATGACCCAAGTAGCTGATCGACATTAAAAGGTAGTCGTGTACATCTACGTTTCCTTGCACAGTAATCCAGCACGAGTGCAGCAGTCACCTATAGGCGATGCCCTCGTCCTCCTTCAGCACGCCGTAATCGCGGGAGACGGACTGGGTCAGGTCGGCCAGCAGAGGGATGTTCATGGAGCCCAGACCTCCCTGTTTCCTCGGGGTGTTGATCCTATTGGGACACAGAaacagaggggggggggggggtttatccCACATACTAAAGACGTTCAGCAAGAACTTCTGCATCTCCACAGAAGCTCTTCTGTCGCCAACGCCAAAGCCATAACCGGTTTACAGCTCGGGTGCGAGACTTCAGATTAAAAACGTGGGTGCGAGACTTCAGATTAAAAACGTGGGTGCTCGACACACTGCTGATTATTATACAGGAAGTCTGCATTTCCCGGAAGGAAGACATATTGAAACGGAAGTGTTTTAGAAACTTGGCatcatttatactttatttgacatttacagCGTTTGGCAGACGCACTCGTCCGGAGCGCCTCACAGTCATCTCTGAGCATTGAAGGTTAAGGGCTcagtagtggcagcttggtggtgctgggatttgaactcatgaccttctaatcagaagtccaacgcCTTCACCACTGAGCGACCACTTCCCCCATACTTCTGCCTGAAGgtaataaattattcattaatcatGGACTAAATAAATTCTTACCAAAATAATTATTGACTGTTGTTCCTCCTAACCCGTTCTGTACGCCTGCCCTTTGGCGCCTTTTTATTACGGACTGATCGGAACTCGTCCGTTTTAGGCGGTTCTCACACTGGGCACGCAGCTCTGACCTCCTTTCAGAATCACGTGATCAAATCAAACCCTCATTCCTAGCATCCCCCCCCGGTTTGACCCACGATCAGTACTTTCCCTTCGAAAGGCTTGATAAATAAGCGCTTTTCTTATTTCCTTTAAGCGAATAAACAAGATGTCAATTTCAGAAGTGTAGTGAGAGGAAACGGCTGACCATCGGGAACATTTTGGCAAATCCAGCGTTTGACGTTTTAAGCGGAGAAGGCGTGGTATAACGGTGCAAGACAAGCCTGAACGTTACAGGAGGTTCTAGAAATGAACGGCCGTTACTCCTCACTGTGCATCTGTGCTAGTCTGACCATTCTTCTGCTCTCGCTGCTCTTATCAGAGAGGGGCAGGGTAACGGGGGCGACCTTCGATAAGGCAGTCGCTGGTAAATCTTCAGACCAAACCCCAGTCCAACGTGCACAGACGCACGTACAGATACACGCCAAGTGTTAAAAGTACAATATTCATATAGGGAGACAGAAGCGTTCTCAATGTTTGGAAATGTAAAAGGATACAAGGAAAGAGAttataattaacacacacacacacacacacacacacacagagagcctGAAACCTATCCCCCATGGGTACGGGTTCCAAATGTACTAATGTACATCTTTTTGCTGCTTATAGTCTGTATCATAAGACTTCTCTACCAGTCAGGGCCTAATACACATTAGCAGGTGTTCAGgctgagt
Coding sequences:
- the prdx2 gene encoding peroxiredoxin-2, with the translated sequence MSAGNAKIGHPAPQFKVTAVVGGQFKDVQLSDYRGKYVILFFYPLDFTFVCPTEIIAFSDRVEEFRKIDCEVLAASTDSHFSHLAWINTPRKQGGLGSMNIPLLADLTQSVSRDYGVLKEDEGIAYRGLFVIDDKGILRQITINDLPVGRSVDETLRLVQAFQHTDKYGEVCPAGWKPGSDTIVPDVQKSKEFFSKQ